AGCTTCGCGAAGAATCCAATTGTCTTGATTGACATCGTGATGATGCCCGCTAACGGTCCGAAACCAACAGCCATGACAGCGATGATCGCGATAATGAGCACGTGGAACGCACGAGAGCATGCAACAATCGTACGTCCTATCCAAAAAACAGGCTCAGGAACTAGATTCCTGGACGCCATAATAGCAACTGGAACGCTCATTGCAATTCCAAAAACAGTCGCGACTATCGCCATCGCTACCGTTTCCCAGGTATCAGCCCAGATCTGCTCACGTCTTCCAGGCCCGAAATCTGGAGGGAAACCGCGGTCAACGATGTGTGCACCCTGCTCTATACCATAGACAAACCGTTCAAGGGAAATCTGTATCTCCCATACACTCCATAAGAAGAATGCGACAATTATAGTATAAACAAGCCACTTCACGTATTCGTTATAGAAGACTGTTGGCTTCTCCCACGTTGATTTATCCTGAGTTCGTTCTGCTGTTGTCATAGGTCCACACTTGAATGTCGTATTGTTAGCTGAACTTTCTCGCCCATCATATCAACTATCACAGTAAAAGGAACCAGTAAGTGATTATTCCTCGCTATAGATCTCCAACCTCATACTCGATACCAAGTTCGGCATGCACTTGGAGGATAGGATGATGGTGTGTCGCGTAATCGAATTCAATGAATGTCTGTTCCCCTAGCTCTTCTTCAATCGATGTCCCGCTATAGTCATAATCAAAATGCGCTGCTTGTATGCCTTCGACTATTTCCGGCTCAAGATTGTAACGGTACCCGGTAGGGAGTGAAGGGAATGGATCACTCATCCATATCACCCGGAAGTCCTCCGGATCAATTTCTCCAGCAGAATACATGTTTCCAAAGATACTGCTCGCTACTTGTCCGACCTCGTAGTCACCGGCCTCTATTCCTCTAAGACTCATTTCATGGCCGTCCGAATAGACCACCTCATAATCCTCGTCGGGAGTTATTCCTTCCTCATCAGGAAGAAGCCCACGTGGAGCCAGATTTCCAGACATTGAAGTCTCAGTAGTATGAGCTACTTCCTGTCCTACGAGATCGTCAATACTTCTGAAGTTATCATTATCAACGGCAGCGGTCGTCCACAATCGGTAGCCAAACGTTCCTTCGTCCACCAGCATGGTGAACGGAACTGACCCACCGATATTCACGATATATGGGGTAGTCCCTGCACCTACAGAACTCACGTGCAATCGCTCGGCGCGCATTGCTTCCACAACCGCAGTGGGGTCGTCTAAAGTAAGAAATTCGCAATCACGTCCAGTTTCCTCTTCGATGTTTTCGATCAGTGGATCAAACGCATCTTGGTAGATGTCAACTGCATCTTCACCTTGGCCATACGCGTAGTAGATAGTATCTGGGTCGATATAATCCTCCCCAGTTTCTTCCACATCAAGAGGAGCATTTCCATGTACTGGCTCATCTCGCTCTTCGAATTCTTGAAGTACCTCCTCACTACCTTCATTGAAACCGTTATCAAACAGTGTTTGTGCTGTTTGGGGCAATGAACCGTGTGGATTTTCTGGGTCGAATTCGTCGAAATAATCTCCGTCTGTGTCGTCGTCATCTGCAGCAACATCATCGTCTCCGGAATCTTCGCCCAGACATCCTGCGAAAGCAGTTCCTACTACTGCCATACCACTCGTTTTGATGAACTTCCGTCGGTTCGTGTTATCTAATGGCATTCAGAATAGTCAATTCGTGTATGGGTAATAAAACTTTGT
This region of Halalkalicoccus sp. CGA53 genomic DNA includes:
- the phnD gene encoding phosphate/phosphite/phosphonate ABC transporter substrate-binding protein, whose product is MAVVGTAFAGCLGEDSGDDDVAADDDDTDGDYFDEFDPENPHGSLPQTAQTLFDNGFNEGSEEVLQEFEERDEPVHGNAPLDVEETGEDYIDPDTIYYAYGQGEDAVDIYQDAFDPLIENIEEETGRDCEFLTLDDPTAVVEAMRAERLHVSSVGAGTTPYIVNIGGSVPFTMLVDEGTFGYRLWTTAAVDNDNFRSIDDLVGQEVAHTTETSMSGNLAPRGLLPDEEGITPDEDYEVVYSDGHEMSLRGIEAGDYEVGQVASSIFGNMYSAGEIDPEDFRVIWMSDPFPSLPTGYRYNLEPEIVEGIQAAHFDYDYSGTSIEEELGEQTFIEFDYATHHHPILQVHAELGIEYEVGDL